A genomic stretch from Deinococcus radiotolerans includes:
- a CDS encoding OsmC family protein, whose amino-acid sequence MADIARKASAHWEGDLRSGKGSVSTESGVLDGAQYSFGTRFENGKGTNPEELLASAHAGCFTMQLSALLANHGHTIESLDTQATCEMVKDGPGFKVSAMKLVVRGKVTGSDQADFEEHVKQAADMCPMSRVMKGNVEITHEAILE is encoded by the coding sequence ATGGCAGATATTGCACGGAAGGCATCGGCCCACTGGGAAGGCGACCTGCGCAGCGGCAAAGGCAGCGTCAGCACTGAAAGTGGTGTCCTGGACGGCGCCCAGTACTCGTTCGGCACCCGTTTCGAGAACGGCAAGGGCACCAACCCTGAAGAACTGCTCGCCAGCGCGCACGCCGGGTGCTTCACCATGCAGCTCAGCGCGCTGCTCGCCAACCACGGCCACACCATCGAGTCCCTGGATACGCAGGCCACCTGCGAGATGGTCAAGGACGGCCCCGGCTTCAAGGTCAGCGCCATGAAACTCGTGGTGCGCGGCAAGGTCACCGGCAGCGACCAGGCGGACTTCGAGGAGCACGTCAAGCAGGCCGCTGACATGTGCCCCATGAGCCGCGTGATGAAAGGCAACGTCGAGATCACCCACGAAGCCATCCTGGAATAA
- a CDS encoding ABC transporter substrate-binding protein: MLNRLIPAALLAALSSAAQTATAVTYPQTVTHAAGTTTIPRQPLRVVALGPHALDLLLSIGVQPVGYGEASTFLKTPAFGSPIRDIKYLGSRVTSAPVNVGDRFNPNLEILTSLRPDLIVGENYAANVYPQLSRIAPTLLFDGINRNQWQKTLPTLARVLNREAAYRTALSTYNKGVQATRTQLSAFGRKRVLVVWTAGGDARNTFTISGSDDWTGGLLRDVGLNVIDGEKKDAVVSVEGLAALDPDVVIVLAAGTSTPTRARAEWTAGAITSRLRASQAGQVYFFDYHLFRRIRGPIAAQLVERQLVKTLR, from the coding sequence ATGCTGAACCGACTGATCCCCGCTGCCCTCCTCGCTGCCCTGAGCAGCGCCGCCCAGACCGCCACGGCCGTCACGTACCCGCAGACCGTCACGCACGCGGCGGGCACCACCACCATCCCCCGGCAGCCGCTGCGGGTCGTGGCGCTCGGCCCGCACGCCCTGGACCTGCTGCTGTCCATCGGTGTCCAGCCCGTCGGTTACGGCGAGGCGTCCACGTTCCTGAAAACCCCGGCCTTCGGCTCACCCATCCGCGACATCAAGTACCTGGGCAGCCGCGTCACCAGTGCCCCCGTGAACGTCGGGGACCGCTTCAACCCCAACCTGGAAATCCTGACGTCCCTGCGCCCCGACCTGATCGTCGGTGAGAACTACGCCGCGAACGTGTACCCGCAGCTCAGCCGCATCGCGCCCACGCTGCTGTTCGACGGGATCAACCGCAACCAGTGGCAGAAGACCCTGCCCACCCTGGCCCGCGTCCTGAACCGCGAGGCCGCGTACCGCACCGCCCTGAGCACGTACAACAAGGGCGTGCAGGCCACCCGCACCCAGCTCAGCGCGTTCGGCAGGAAACGCGTGCTGGTCGTCTGGACGGCCGGCGGGGACGCCCGCAACACCTTCACGATCAGCGGCAGCGACGACTGGACCGGCGGCCTGCTGCGGGACGTGGGTCTGAACGTCATCGACGGCGAGAAGAAGGACGCGGTGGTCAGCGTCGAGGGCCTGGCCGCCCTGGACCCCGACGTCGTGATTGTCCTCGCAGCGGGCACCAGCACCCCCACCCGCGCCCGCGCCGAGTGGACGGCCGGGGCGATCACCAGCCGCCTGCGCGCCAGTCAGGCCGGACAGGTGTACTTCTTCGACTACCAC